One Bombus pyrosoma isolate SC7728 linkage group LG11, ASM1482585v1, whole genome shotgun sequence DNA segment encodes these proteins:
- the LOC122572476 gene encoding uncharacterized protein LOC122572476 isoform X3, giving the protein MTHMTEVNFADFQMEERYKKLERTLKLASLRQENRIEDTSWPLLTSPSISSINADPLDSTTNIPSLQFSKIDNEVVSSSNNLRNILLKKKGINSNHKMIATSSVKKFREENDCLKDRLMMPPPNFNNHFCIEKKSNSLTSPNAKSLARIRSNSSDIDIESPKKTGNHRFSSNNGNYIDSFIPLQISCDNFENKNVRMFTKWKVMLNEQNQLVIKGKIECGKIAQSKPIVRRLTSTKVVSIFKHLYHLQGNIVDDEYELPDYVRGKFYSGFPDDWENVYQIWRTFVQQGYSATFRWPTPITDSDDDLRSEITDITFVDSKSPKNKRSNLKPFEESYASEASVNVDCTYNILQTKEEQNLNSHSCQKSDSFTQTCLSDTINNSPYRGVSIQSLKNQYGNDKENINLNCTKTTVNSLKDKLNVIVNNLTDKNCDEECVGKIIEIFDCLNYVVSYGTVKDDGSNIENSKLKGDKRIVEEQYNGINDESQNWVESESISLERSANSKVANYNNSSQRKRTFAEMSKNNDISTSDSENEIYVGVPRIPINRIIRQKNILLKPCKRKIRKKAIYQKHDAIEKQHISNAPSIMSDNDNGSYIKTIRSEKVNVTNFNDSSISIIEDERAHLKVKECISSNIQNNVDKYVKSDIMEREQRGKSNDFTKIEDTHEIQKYSVQQNSTVINKPINYLHYSNKNTTDNDPEFTVAKKCNNTMTQTNSYLEGNRHKNDQYQNHSPCQQYEESLLHPKNTMTEMTKPVVISSVPIDIEIRNTQLHFSQDPKVNVIEDENKAIKDLNEKVKNRNLTKKKSPMKSNAISKTNSNLLSDSTQYSEEYSNIQSSNVDPIILKKSLQDNLKVSRDNKFMNNCKPKLLSAWTPNILTKSGLHLIFEGNLLNEVGHIIHRKFKTDIIFRRVSQKLVETIHHEFYQLIGDLNDTKHVVPKKLVNQCRYGCPADIEQFCEIWKSLENADITDSVHIINVGVSSKGRRIIPPLSYWRGERIVLKDNNPVYNPGTSQNSLIISPHKSSAKNNDIKRRKNRSDSSKKSHLDILAQNVPTISPEKLVKPTKNDTKLVGHNRSTRIVTRNKRKALQEVSESSVSSVSKNISAYENQKMTFNSGNIISKDDIESINAENLHESRINLVTTKPTKIRSNARKDIGPNMSLSTLSKQM; this is encoded by the exons atgacacACATGACTGAG GTAAACTTTGCCGATTTTCAAATGgaagaaagatacaaaaaattagAACGAACTTTAAAATTAGCTTCGCTTAGACAGGAAAACAGAATCGAAGATACATCATGGCCATTACTTACATCCCCTAGTATTTCAAGCATTAATGCAGATCCACTTGACTCTACTACTAATATTCCATCTTtgcaattttccaaaattgatAATGAAGTTGTTTCTTCAAGCAATAATTTGAGGAATATACtgttgaaaaagaaaggcaTTAATAGTAATCACAAAATGATTGCTACATCTAGCGTTAAGAAGTTTCGAGAAGAAAATGATTGTTTAAAAGATCGTCTTATGATGCCACCACCCAActttaataatcatttttgtATCGAAAAAAAATCAAACAGCTTAACATCTCCTAATGCAAAATCTTTAGCACGAATTAGAAGTAATTCCTCTGATATTGACATTGAATCACCTAAGAAAACAGGAAATCACAGATTTTCTAGTAACAATGGAAATTATATTGACAGCTTTATTCCTTTACAAATTAGTTgtgataattttgaaaataagaatGTTAGAATGTTTACAAAATGGAAAGTTATGTTAAATGAACAAAATCAGTTGgttattaaaggaaaaattgaGTG TGGGAAGATTGCTCAGAGTAAGCCTATTGTAAGAAGATTAACGAGTACTAAGGTAGTATccatttttaaacatttgtatCACTTGCAAGGAAATATTGTTGATGATGAGTATG aattaccAGATTATGTTCGAGGTAAATTTTATAGCGGATTTCCTGATGATTGGGAAAATGTTTATCAAATTTGGAGAACATTTGTACAGCAAGGATATAGTGCAACTTTTCGTTGGCCTACTCCCATTACAGACAGTGATGATGATTTAAGAAGTGAAATAACAGATATCACATTTGTCGATTCAAAAAGcccaaagaataaaagatcAAATTTGAAGCCTTTTGAAGAATCCTATGCATCTGAAGCATCAGTTAATGTTGactgtacatataatattttgcaaacaaAGGAAGAACAAAATCTCAATTCACATAGCTGTCAAAAAAGTGATTCATTCACACAAACATGTTTATCTGACACAATTAACAATTCGCCTTACAGAGGAGTCAGCATtcaatctttaaaaaatcaatatggtaatgataaagaaaatataaatttgaattgcACTAAAACTACAGTAAACAGTTTGAAGGATAAATTGAATGTTATTGTAAACAACTTAACAGATAAAAATTGTGATGAAGAATGTGTGGGTAAAATTATTGAGATATTTGATTGCTTAAATTATGTTGTATCATACGGGACAGTTAAAGATGATGGAtctaatattgaaaattcaaaattaaaaggaGATAAACGTATAGTGGAAGAACAATATAATGGGATAAATGACGAGTCTCAAAATTGGGTAGAATCTGAATCAATTTCACTGGAACGTTCTGCAAATAGTAAAGTTGcaaattataacaattcatCACAAAGAAAGAGAACTTTTGCGGAAATgagtaaaaataatgatatcaGTACCTCTGatagtgaaaatgaaatttatgtagGGGTTCCAAGGATACCGATAAATCGAATAATACGACAGAAAAACATATTACTGAAGCCttgtaaacgtaaaatacgaaaaaaagcAATATATCAAAAACATGATGCTATAGAAaaacaacatatttcaaacgCACCATCAATTATGTCAGATAACGATAATGgaagttatataaaaacaataagATCCGAAAAagtaaatgttacaaattttaatgattCTAGTATCAGTATTATAGAAGACGAGAGGGCTCatttaaaagtaaaggaaTGTATaagttcaaatattcaaaataatgtAGATAAATATGTGAAATCTGATATCATGGAAAGAGAACAACGGGGAAAATCAAATGATTTTACGAAAATCGAAGATACACACGAAATCCAGAAATATTCTGTACAACAGAATTCAACAGTTATTAATAAACCTATCAACTATTTGCactattctaataaaaatacaacagACAATGATCCTGAGTTTACTGTGGCtaaaaaatgcaataataCAATGACACAAACGAATTCTTACTTAGAGGGAAACAGACATAAGAACGATCAATATCAAAATCATTCACCCTGTCAACAATATGAAGAATCATTATTACATCCAAAAAATACCATGACTGAAATGACAAAGCCTGTTGTAATTAGCTCAGTTCCTATTGatatagaaattagaaatacacaattacatttttcacaaGATCCAAAGGTAAATGTAATTGAGGACGAAAATAAAGCCATTAaagatttaaatgaaaaagttaaaaatagaaatctgaCAAAGAAAAAGTCTCCTATGAAATCTAATGCTATTTCAAAAACGAActcaaatttattatctgaTAGTACGCAATATTCTGAAGAATACAGTAACATTCAATCAAGTAATGTCGAtcctattattttaaaaaagtcaTTACAggataatttaaaagtttctagagataataaatttatgaataattgtaAACCGAAATTATTATCTGCTTGGACACCGAACATTTTAACCAAATCAggattacatttaatttttgagGGAAACTTATTAAA CGAAGTTGGCCACATCATACATAGGAAGTTTAAAACGgatataatatttcgtcgAGTATCACAAAAATTGGTCGAGACAATTCATCatgaattttatcaattgATTGGTGACttaaatgatacgaaacaTG TTGTACCTAAAAAGTTGGTGAACCAGTGTCGTTATGGTTGCCCCGCCGATATAGAACAGTTTTGTGAAATATGGAAATCATTAGAAAATG CTGATATTACCGATTCGGTACACATTATAAATGTTGGTGTGAGTTCAAAAGGTAGAAGAATAATACCTCCATTAAGTTATTGGAGAG GAGAACGCATTGTTCTAAAAGACAACAATCCAGTATATAATCCTGGTACTTCTCAAAACTCTCTAATAATTTCTCCTCATAAGTCTTCTGCTAAAAATAACGACataaaaaggaggaaaaacaGAAGTGATAGCAGCAAGAAAAGCCATTTAGACATATTGGCACAG AATGTACCTACAATTTCACCAGAGAAATTGGTTAAACCCactaaaaatgatacaaaattagtCGGACACAACAGATCCACAAGGATTGTAAcaagaaataagagaaaagcTTTGCAAGAAGTGTCAGAATCAAGCGTTTCCAGtgttagtaaaaatatttccgcATATGAG AATCAGAAAATGACATTTAATTCCggaaatataataagtaaagACGATATAGAATCCATAAATGCTGAAAATTTG CATGAATCTCGCATAAATCTTGTTACAACGAAACCGACAAAAATAAGATCAAACGCGAGAAAAGATATCGGACCGAATATGTCACTTAGCACCCTTTCTAAGCAAATGTAA
- the LOC122572476 gene encoding uncharacterized protein LOC122572476 isoform X2: MEERYKKLERTLKLASLRQENRIEDTSWPLLTSPSISSINADPLDSTTNIPSLQFSKIDNEVVSSSNNLRNILLKKKGINSNHKMIATSSVKKFREENDCLKDRLMMPPPNFNNHFCIEKKSNSLTSPNAKSLARIRSNSSDIDIESPKKTGNHRFSSNNGNYIDSFIPLQISCDNFENKNVRMFTKWKVMLNEQNQLVIKGKIECGKIAQSKPIVRRLTSTKVVSIFKHLYHLQGNIVDDEYELPDYVRGKFYSGFPDDWENVYQIWRTFVQQGYSATFRWPTPITDSDDDLRSEITDITFVDSKSPKNKRSNLKPFEESYASEASVNVDCTYNILQTKEEQNLNSHSCQKSDSFTQTCLSDTINNSPYRGVSIQSLKNQYGNDKENINLNCTKTTVNSLKDKLNVIVNNLTDKNCDEECVGKIIEIFDCLNYVVSYGTVKDDGSNIENSKLKGDKRIVEEQYNGINDESQNWVESESISLERSANSKVANYNNSSQRKRTFAEMSKNNDISTSDSENEIYVGVPRIPINRIIRQKNILLKPCKRKIRKKAIYQKHDAIEKQHISNAPSIMSDNDNGSYIKTIRSEKVNVTNFNDSSISIIEDERAHLKVKECISSNIQNNVDKYVKSDIMEREQRGKSNDFTKIEDTHEIQKYSVQQNSTVINKPINYLHYSNKNTTDNDPEFTVAKKCNNTMTQTNSYLEGNRHKNDQYQNHSPCQQYEESLLHPKNTMTEMTKPVVISSVPIDIEIRNTQLHFSQDPKVNVIEDENKAIKDLNEKVKNRNLTKKKSPMKSNAISKTNSNLLSDSTQYSEEYSNIQSSNVDPIILKKSLQDNLKVSRDNKFMNNCKPKLLSAWTPNILTKSGLHLIFEGNLLNEVGHIIHRKFKTDIIFRRVSQKLVETIHHEFYQLIGDLNDTKHVVPKKLVNQCRYGCPADIEQFCEIWKSLENADITDSVHIINVGVSSKGRRIIPPLSYWRGERIVLKDNNPVYNPGTSQNSLIISPHKSSAKNNDIKRRKNRSDSSKKSHLDILAQNVPTISPEKLVKPTKNDTKLVGHNRSTRIVTRNKRKALQEVSESSVSSVSKNISAYENQKMTFNSGNIISKDDIESINAENLHESRINLVTTKPTKIRSNARKDIGPNMSLSTLSKQILGNQPSAGKYRDVVYTYYQDVAGKNDILSDDQVSHV; the protein is encoded by the exons ATGgaagaaagatacaaaaaattagAACGAACTTTAAAATTAGCTTCGCTTAGACAGGAAAACAGAATCGAAGATACATCATGGCCATTACTTACATCCCCTAGTATTTCAAGCATTAATGCAGATCCACTTGACTCTACTACTAATATTCCATCTTtgcaattttccaaaattgatAATGAAGTTGTTTCTTCAAGCAATAATTTGAGGAATATACtgttgaaaaagaaaggcaTTAATAGTAATCACAAAATGATTGCTACATCTAGCGTTAAGAAGTTTCGAGAAGAAAATGATTGTTTAAAAGATCGTCTTATGATGCCACCACCCAActttaataatcatttttgtATCGAAAAAAAATCAAACAGCTTAACATCTCCTAATGCAAAATCTTTAGCACGAATTAGAAGTAATTCCTCTGATATTGACATTGAATCACCTAAGAAAACAGGAAATCACAGATTTTCTAGTAACAATGGAAATTATATTGACAGCTTTATTCCTTTACAAATTAGTTgtgataattttgaaaataagaatGTTAGAATGTTTACAAAATGGAAAGTTATGTTAAATGAACAAAATCAGTTGgttattaaaggaaaaattgaGTG TGGGAAGATTGCTCAGAGTAAGCCTATTGTAAGAAGATTAACGAGTACTAAGGTAGTATccatttttaaacatttgtatCACTTGCAAGGAAATATTGTTGATGATGAGTATG aattaccAGATTATGTTCGAGGTAAATTTTATAGCGGATTTCCTGATGATTGGGAAAATGTTTATCAAATTTGGAGAACATTTGTACAGCAAGGATATAGTGCAACTTTTCGTTGGCCTACTCCCATTACAGACAGTGATGATGATTTAAGAAGTGAAATAACAGATATCACATTTGTCGATTCAAAAAGcccaaagaataaaagatcAAATTTGAAGCCTTTTGAAGAATCCTATGCATCTGAAGCATCAGTTAATGTTGactgtacatataatattttgcaaacaaAGGAAGAACAAAATCTCAATTCACATAGCTGTCAAAAAAGTGATTCATTCACACAAACATGTTTATCTGACACAATTAACAATTCGCCTTACAGAGGAGTCAGCATtcaatctttaaaaaatcaatatggtaatgataaagaaaatataaatttgaattgcACTAAAACTACAGTAAACAGTTTGAAGGATAAATTGAATGTTATTGTAAACAACTTAACAGATAAAAATTGTGATGAAGAATGTGTGGGTAAAATTATTGAGATATTTGATTGCTTAAATTATGTTGTATCATACGGGACAGTTAAAGATGATGGAtctaatattgaaaattcaaaattaaaaggaGATAAACGTATAGTGGAAGAACAATATAATGGGATAAATGACGAGTCTCAAAATTGGGTAGAATCTGAATCAATTTCACTGGAACGTTCTGCAAATAGTAAAGTTGcaaattataacaattcatCACAAAGAAAGAGAACTTTTGCGGAAATgagtaaaaataatgatatcaGTACCTCTGatagtgaaaatgaaatttatgtagGGGTTCCAAGGATACCGATAAATCGAATAATACGACAGAAAAACATATTACTGAAGCCttgtaaacgtaaaatacgaaaaaaagcAATATATCAAAAACATGATGCTATAGAAaaacaacatatttcaaacgCACCATCAATTATGTCAGATAACGATAATGgaagttatataaaaacaataagATCCGAAAAagtaaatgttacaaattttaatgattCTAGTATCAGTATTATAGAAGACGAGAGGGCTCatttaaaagtaaaggaaTGTATaagttcaaatattcaaaataatgtAGATAAATATGTGAAATCTGATATCATGGAAAGAGAACAACGGGGAAAATCAAATGATTTTACGAAAATCGAAGATACACACGAAATCCAGAAATATTCTGTACAACAGAATTCAACAGTTATTAATAAACCTATCAACTATTTGCactattctaataaaaatacaacagACAATGATCCTGAGTTTACTGTGGCtaaaaaatgcaataataCAATGACACAAACGAATTCTTACTTAGAGGGAAACAGACATAAGAACGATCAATATCAAAATCATTCACCCTGTCAACAATATGAAGAATCATTATTACATCCAAAAAATACCATGACTGAAATGACAAAGCCTGTTGTAATTAGCTCAGTTCCTATTGatatagaaattagaaatacacaattacatttttcacaaGATCCAAAGGTAAATGTAATTGAGGACGAAAATAAAGCCATTAaagatttaaatgaaaaagttaaaaatagaaatctgaCAAAGAAAAAGTCTCCTATGAAATCTAATGCTATTTCAAAAACGAActcaaatttattatctgaTAGTACGCAATATTCTGAAGAATACAGTAACATTCAATCAAGTAATGTCGAtcctattattttaaaaaagtcaTTACAggataatttaaaagtttctagagataataaatttatgaataattgtaAACCGAAATTATTATCTGCTTGGACACCGAACATTTTAACCAAATCAggattacatttaatttttgagGGAAACTTATTAAA CGAAGTTGGCCACATCATACATAGGAAGTTTAAAACGgatataatatttcgtcgAGTATCACAAAAATTGGTCGAGACAATTCATCatgaattttatcaattgATTGGTGACttaaatgatacgaaacaTG TTGTACCTAAAAAGTTGGTGAACCAGTGTCGTTATGGTTGCCCCGCCGATATAGAACAGTTTTGTGAAATATGGAAATCATTAGAAAATG CTGATATTACCGATTCGGTACACATTATAAATGTTGGTGTGAGTTCAAAAGGTAGAAGAATAATACCTCCATTAAGTTATTGGAGAG GAGAACGCATTGTTCTAAAAGACAACAATCCAGTATATAATCCTGGTACTTCTCAAAACTCTCTAATAATTTCTCCTCATAAGTCTTCTGCTAAAAATAACGACataaaaaggaggaaaaacaGAAGTGATAGCAGCAAGAAAAGCCATTTAGACATATTGGCACAG AATGTACCTACAATTTCACCAGAGAAATTGGTTAAACCCactaaaaatgatacaaaattagtCGGACACAACAGATCCACAAGGATTGTAAcaagaaataagagaaaagcTTTGCAAGAAGTGTCAGAATCAAGCGTTTCCAGtgttagtaaaaatatttccgcATATGAG AATCAGAAAATGACATTTAATTCCggaaatataataagtaaagACGATATAGAATCCATAAATGCTGAAAATTTG CATGAATCTCGCATAAATCTTGTTACAACGAAACCGACAAAAATAAGATCAAACGCGAGAAAAGATATCGGACCGAATATGTCACTTAGCACCCTTTCTAAGCAAAT TCTTGGAAATCAGCCATCAGCTGGGAAATATCGTGATGtagtatatacgtattatcaAGATGTTGCAGGTAAAAACGACATATTATCAGATGATCAAGTCTCTCATGTATAA
- the LOC122572476 gene encoding uncharacterized protein LOC122572476 isoform X1, giving the protein MTHMTEVNFADFQMEERYKKLERTLKLASLRQENRIEDTSWPLLTSPSISSINADPLDSTTNIPSLQFSKIDNEVVSSSNNLRNILLKKKGINSNHKMIATSSVKKFREENDCLKDRLMMPPPNFNNHFCIEKKSNSLTSPNAKSLARIRSNSSDIDIESPKKTGNHRFSSNNGNYIDSFIPLQISCDNFENKNVRMFTKWKVMLNEQNQLVIKGKIECGKIAQSKPIVRRLTSTKVVSIFKHLYHLQGNIVDDEYELPDYVRGKFYSGFPDDWENVYQIWRTFVQQGYSATFRWPTPITDSDDDLRSEITDITFVDSKSPKNKRSNLKPFEESYASEASVNVDCTYNILQTKEEQNLNSHSCQKSDSFTQTCLSDTINNSPYRGVSIQSLKNQYGNDKENINLNCTKTTVNSLKDKLNVIVNNLTDKNCDEECVGKIIEIFDCLNYVVSYGTVKDDGSNIENSKLKGDKRIVEEQYNGINDESQNWVESESISLERSANSKVANYNNSSQRKRTFAEMSKNNDISTSDSENEIYVGVPRIPINRIIRQKNILLKPCKRKIRKKAIYQKHDAIEKQHISNAPSIMSDNDNGSYIKTIRSEKVNVTNFNDSSISIIEDERAHLKVKECISSNIQNNVDKYVKSDIMEREQRGKSNDFTKIEDTHEIQKYSVQQNSTVINKPINYLHYSNKNTTDNDPEFTVAKKCNNTMTQTNSYLEGNRHKNDQYQNHSPCQQYEESLLHPKNTMTEMTKPVVISSVPIDIEIRNTQLHFSQDPKVNVIEDENKAIKDLNEKVKNRNLTKKKSPMKSNAISKTNSNLLSDSTQYSEEYSNIQSSNVDPIILKKSLQDNLKVSRDNKFMNNCKPKLLSAWTPNILTKSGLHLIFEGNLLNEVGHIIHRKFKTDIIFRRVSQKLVETIHHEFYQLIGDLNDTKHVVPKKLVNQCRYGCPADIEQFCEIWKSLENADITDSVHIINVGVSSKGRRIIPPLSYWRGERIVLKDNNPVYNPGTSQNSLIISPHKSSAKNNDIKRRKNRSDSSKKSHLDILAQNVPTISPEKLVKPTKNDTKLVGHNRSTRIVTRNKRKALQEVSESSVSSVSKNISAYENQKMTFNSGNIISKDDIESINAENLHESRINLVTTKPTKIRSNARKDIGPNMSLSTLSKQILGNQPSAGKYRDVVYTYYQDVAGKNDILSDDQVSHV; this is encoded by the exons atgacacACATGACTGAG GTAAACTTTGCCGATTTTCAAATGgaagaaagatacaaaaaattagAACGAACTTTAAAATTAGCTTCGCTTAGACAGGAAAACAGAATCGAAGATACATCATGGCCATTACTTACATCCCCTAGTATTTCAAGCATTAATGCAGATCCACTTGACTCTACTACTAATATTCCATCTTtgcaattttccaaaattgatAATGAAGTTGTTTCTTCAAGCAATAATTTGAGGAATATACtgttgaaaaagaaaggcaTTAATAGTAATCACAAAATGATTGCTACATCTAGCGTTAAGAAGTTTCGAGAAGAAAATGATTGTTTAAAAGATCGTCTTATGATGCCACCACCCAActttaataatcatttttgtATCGAAAAAAAATCAAACAGCTTAACATCTCCTAATGCAAAATCTTTAGCACGAATTAGAAGTAATTCCTCTGATATTGACATTGAATCACCTAAGAAAACAGGAAATCACAGATTTTCTAGTAACAATGGAAATTATATTGACAGCTTTATTCCTTTACAAATTAGTTgtgataattttgaaaataagaatGTTAGAATGTTTACAAAATGGAAAGTTATGTTAAATGAACAAAATCAGTTGgttattaaaggaaaaattgaGTG TGGGAAGATTGCTCAGAGTAAGCCTATTGTAAGAAGATTAACGAGTACTAAGGTAGTATccatttttaaacatttgtatCACTTGCAAGGAAATATTGTTGATGATGAGTATG aattaccAGATTATGTTCGAGGTAAATTTTATAGCGGATTTCCTGATGATTGGGAAAATGTTTATCAAATTTGGAGAACATTTGTACAGCAAGGATATAGTGCAACTTTTCGTTGGCCTACTCCCATTACAGACAGTGATGATGATTTAAGAAGTGAAATAACAGATATCACATTTGTCGATTCAAAAAGcccaaagaataaaagatcAAATTTGAAGCCTTTTGAAGAATCCTATGCATCTGAAGCATCAGTTAATGTTGactgtacatataatattttgcaaacaaAGGAAGAACAAAATCTCAATTCACATAGCTGTCAAAAAAGTGATTCATTCACACAAACATGTTTATCTGACACAATTAACAATTCGCCTTACAGAGGAGTCAGCATtcaatctttaaaaaatcaatatggtaatgataaagaaaatataaatttgaattgcACTAAAACTACAGTAAACAGTTTGAAGGATAAATTGAATGTTATTGTAAACAACTTAACAGATAAAAATTGTGATGAAGAATGTGTGGGTAAAATTATTGAGATATTTGATTGCTTAAATTATGTTGTATCATACGGGACAGTTAAAGATGATGGAtctaatattgaaaattcaaaattaaaaggaGATAAACGTATAGTGGAAGAACAATATAATGGGATAAATGACGAGTCTCAAAATTGGGTAGAATCTGAATCAATTTCACTGGAACGTTCTGCAAATAGTAAAGTTGcaaattataacaattcatCACAAAGAAAGAGAACTTTTGCGGAAATgagtaaaaataatgatatcaGTACCTCTGatagtgaaaatgaaatttatgtagGGGTTCCAAGGATACCGATAAATCGAATAATACGACAGAAAAACATATTACTGAAGCCttgtaaacgtaaaatacgaaaaaaagcAATATATCAAAAACATGATGCTATAGAAaaacaacatatttcaaacgCACCATCAATTATGTCAGATAACGATAATGgaagttatataaaaacaataagATCCGAAAAagtaaatgttacaaattttaatgattCTAGTATCAGTATTATAGAAGACGAGAGGGCTCatttaaaagtaaaggaaTGTATaagttcaaatattcaaaataatgtAGATAAATATGTGAAATCTGATATCATGGAAAGAGAACAACGGGGAAAATCAAATGATTTTACGAAAATCGAAGATACACACGAAATCCAGAAATATTCTGTACAACAGAATTCAACAGTTATTAATAAACCTATCAACTATTTGCactattctaataaaaatacaacagACAATGATCCTGAGTTTACTGTGGCtaaaaaatgcaataataCAATGACACAAACGAATTCTTACTTAGAGGGAAACAGACATAAGAACGATCAATATCAAAATCATTCACCCTGTCAACAATATGAAGAATCATTATTACATCCAAAAAATACCATGACTGAAATGACAAAGCCTGTTGTAATTAGCTCAGTTCCTATTGatatagaaattagaaatacacaattacatttttcacaaGATCCAAAGGTAAATGTAATTGAGGACGAAAATAAAGCCATTAaagatttaaatgaaaaagttaaaaatagaaatctgaCAAAGAAAAAGTCTCCTATGAAATCTAATGCTATTTCAAAAACGAActcaaatttattatctgaTAGTACGCAATATTCTGAAGAATACAGTAACATTCAATCAAGTAATGTCGAtcctattattttaaaaaagtcaTTACAggataatttaaaagtttctagagataataaatttatgaataattgtaAACCGAAATTATTATCTGCTTGGACACCGAACATTTTAACCAAATCAggattacatttaatttttgagGGAAACTTATTAAA CGAAGTTGGCCACATCATACATAGGAAGTTTAAAACGgatataatatttcgtcgAGTATCACAAAAATTGGTCGAGACAATTCATCatgaattttatcaattgATTGGTGACttaaatgatacgaaacaTG TTGTACCTAAAAAGTTGGTGAACCAGTGTCGTTATGGTTGCCCCGCCGATATAGAACAGTTTTGTGAAATATGGAAATCATTAGAAAATG CTGATATTACCGATTCGGTACACATTATAAATGTTGGTGTGAGTTCAAAAGGTAGAAGAATAATACCTCCATTAAGTTATTGGAGAG GAGAACGCATTGTTCTAAAAGACAACAATCCAGTATATAATCCTGGTACTTCTCAAAACTCTCTAATAATTTCTCCTCATAAGTCTTCTGCTAAAAATAACGACataaaaaggaggaaaaacaGAAGTGATAGCAGCAAGAAAAGCCATTTAGACATATTGGCACAG AATGTACCTACAATTTCACCAGAGAAATTGGTTAAACCCactaaaaatgatacaaaattagtCGGACACAACAGATCCACAAGGATTGTAAcaagaaataagagaaaagcTTTGCAAGAAGTGTCAGAATCAAGCGTTTCCAGtgttagtaaaaatatttccgcATATGAG AATCAGAAAATGACATTTAATTCCggaaatataataagtaaagACGATATAGAATCCATAAATGCTGAAAATTTG CATGAATCTCGCATAAATCTTGTTACAACGAAACCGACAAAAATAAGATCAAACGCGAGAAAAGATATCGGACCGAATATGTCACTTAGCACCCTTTCTAAGCAAAT TCTTGGAAATCAGCCATCAGCTGGGAAATATCGTGATGtagtatatacgtattatcaAGATGTTGCAGGTAAAAACGACATATTATCAGATGATCAAGTCTCTCATGTATAA